The genomic interval AGGGCCTCAGGTGGCACATGGTACCTGGTGACAGGGACGGTCAGCTCCAGTACTCAGGGCCAGTACCACCAGCCCTGACTTCAGGGCGAGCTTGCTTCTCAGCACTCCCCAAGCTCAGCCTTGTGGGAAAGGTGCCACACACAGCCATGTTAAGCCATTCGGAAACCTCCAAGGACTGGGTCTCACCCTCTCTGGGGTCATCCCTCCACTCTCAGCTCCGGTGCTCATGGAGGACGCTGGGAACACTCAGGCCTTATTAAACAATCACagagccctccccccccccccacacacacacatgctgccaGGGAAGGAAGTGTGCTAGGTCTCCCGGAACGAAGGCTGAGGGGGATGCTAGGAGGCCCAGGGCCTTGGTCTGACGCCACAGGAGGTTCTACTTCTGCTTCTTACCCATGGGCCCAGAGAGCAACCACtctgcaggaagcaggaagcctgTGTGAGGCCAGGCAGTCTGCCCAGCTAGGCCACTGGTCACTGGACTAGAGTGCTAGTCTGGCCCATCGCACACGGGGACCGGAAGAATGTGGAGCTCCTAGAGGccagtgtctgtgtgtacatgtgcacatgtatacacagctTATGTTGGTGTGTGCACGTTTGTAAAGATGTGTCTAGTGTGAatctatgtgtacatacatgtgaatgTATGTTTGCCTGTTCATGTGCCTGGTGTGCACATATGTTCATGTCAGGGTGTACCTGGTACAtgcatgtttttgtttctgtgtatcAAGATGCATATCTAcctatgtatgtgcacatgtacacttgtgtgttggtatgtgcctggttatacacacatgtgcatgcatgtcagCATGTTCATGTGTCTGGTatgtacacacgtgcatacacatctACAGGACACAAAAGGCATATGCACCATATCTGGAAGTTtcgagaaaaacaaacaagagactgCTTTTATCCTTATCTTAATGAAGGtaatttttctgtttctaaaaaCACAGAAACAGCCTTGGGACCAAAAGGACAAACAAGGACAGTCAGGCTATCCCTGCTGCTCATTGTGACAGTCCATGAGTCGTGCGCTGCCTTTCCAGATccctgggctgggggtgggggggtcagaGGCTGGTGGTCCCTTGCTGGCCCTGCACACTACTGTGGTGTCAGTTCAAGCTCCCCTTCAAGGTTACAGCTCTGTGTAGGGTTGGACAGGGGCTGGAGCAGGGCACCAGGCCACGTGTGTGAAACAGACAGGGTGACTCACAGTGGCGCTGCCCCAGGCTACAGGACAGGAGACTGCAATGGAAACATTTACAGAGCGGAGGCCAGAGGCGCTAGAATGGCTGAGTCCTGCCAAAAGGAGCAGACAGCTGAGGGATGGAGCAGGGTGGGGCCCGCCGGGTGGAAAACAGCGGGTCAGACACAGGAACCATCTCTCAGGGCAGCTCTGATCTTCCGGGTACTAGCTTTGGACTTCGTTCCTCAATCCGCTGTCCACCTCTGATCCCTTGTACGACATATTCGCAGGCCTCctctccctgggctggcagtctgtGGGGCACCACAGTAAACCTGTGAAGGTAGTGGGGAGCCAGGAAGTCCTCCTAGGATGCCAAGGCCACTTTGCCTACTGTACTACACACATGTAAGGCCACCCGTGCCACCTGTGGATCACACAAAAGAATCTCACACATTCATGTCATTTCTGTGTTGTTTGAAAACAATGTATGAGCCTTGCTGGAAAGATCTGTAACAATAAGTGTGACTTGAAAGGAGCTGTCTGTAAGAGCATTGTGCCCATGTGGAAAGGGCTTGGTAAGCTCTCTCCTGGTTTTTAGAAAAGCTATGGGCTTTGTGAACTGTCTTCTCCCCACCTAAGCAGTGTTGGGTGAGGGGTCCACTTCCAGGAACCATTCTGAAGGGCTATTTACAGAGTGGTGGCCAAGAGCCACTGCAGGAACACAGCATTCTCAGACACTAGCCTTGGGGAGCTCCCAAGGGACACAGAGCTGACCTTGGCGGCCCTTCTGCAGGGTCGAGAGGCCACAGGTTCTCAGCCTGTAATGCATCCATGGACTTCTGGCTCTCTTCTGTGGTGCTCTAGGTTTTTTAAGAAGTCGGACTGGGTTGTGGTCGGAGAGTAAGATGGTCCAGCCACCCTGGAAAACTGGTGACCTCAGGTGACCCTGGAACTAGCTATGCCACTCTCAgatatgtgcccccccccccaaaaaaaatgaaagagagcgGAAATCAGCTGTGTGAGAGCTGCTGTCTAACACTGTGTGCACCTCTTAGTGACAGGAAGAAGTCCTAGTGGGGCAGGCAGGGACGACAAGGACACACAGTGGCAGGGAGGCAGACACCTCCTGTGTATAAGAACGCAAGACCTAAGGCTTCCACAGAGACCATGTGCTACTCTGGATGTGTCCAAGTTGCAAAAGATAAAGCAGATAAATGGCTGTTGAGGCTGGGTGTCAAGTTCGGTAAGTGAGGGAGCTGTGTTGAGTGAGGGCTGTGACCAGAGTCAAGGTGGTGCCTGTCAAGAAGAGTATGTATCCTTTCTACAGAGTCTTTCAAACAGACTTGGGGAAGAGCTTCGAGTTCTCAGGCTGACCCTGGGCTCAGGTCTCCGTGGTACTAACTCCCAGGCTGAGCCAGGCAAACCAACTCAGGCTGTCCTAGTGCGCATATGAACTGAGATGCAAGTGCTGGCAGACAGACATACTCCAGAGGACTAGTGCGTGCGTTACCCAGTGGGAGAACACTGGGACCcgagctcaggctggcttccctCTGCAGCCCTGctgcctctctccccatctctccatcccgCCTGAGGTGGACTACAGAGGAAGAGGACTTGAGGAACTGTTCAGGCTACAGAGAACCCAGGACACAGGGTGCCAGGAGAAGGCTGGGCACTGAAGAGCAGATTGCGGAAGGTTTGGCAGTAGAGGGCTTCAGTGGTTTTGTCAGATCCAACATATTGGTAGGTGCTTGCTAGGACTGAAAGCACGTGACCTTGGGCTCCCAAGAATGGCTGGACCCTCCGAACCTCAACAAAGACAGGATGGCAGATGGTAGTAGGGCAGTAAGGTGTGCCAGGGTGTGCTGTGCACAGAAAGCTCTTGGCTGCTCCTTCCCTAGCTGGCCTCTTTAGGACAGAGCTCCGAGGATCAGGAGGAAGACAAGCTCATCTAGTCTGCATGGGTTTCCACCCGCTCTGAAGGACAAAAGCACGGGTGGCACTCTGGTGAAATCCTCAACTTGGGCAGGCTGGGTACAGGGAGCAGAGCCCCAAGTGTGGCTGTGCAGCACCAGTGTCCGCCCCTCAGGAGACAATTACTTGCTCTCACATTCCCGGCAGGGAAGGGGCACTGGTACCCAGTACATAGAATACTGAGATCTGAGAACTGAGATGATGAAGGCCCTGTGCAGGCCCAGATGGTGCCAGAAGATGCCCTGGCTAGAGCACTTGGGACCTAAGCAAGGCCCCTCCAGCCTGAGTGGCAGCCTGCAGCCTTTTTCCCTATGGACAGAATCACACAGCCTGTGGTGAGGAGCACCATCCTAGTCCACCGCCCGGAAACTGGAGGCAGAGCTGACGGCTGCAAGCCAGAAGGGCCCTTGGTGATCAATGTCCACAGACACAGTGCCCAGCGGCACACCACGCACGAGGCATGGAGCGGCTGCAGAGGTAGAGCAGCAGCTCTGCTCCCTGACCGTGGTCAGAGATCACAAGATGACTTCCCATTCCACCTGACAAGACAGACTTGAaattgcaccccccccccccgggctggCCATGACTCTTCATTTCCACACCGTTGGCTTCTTAAGCACTGGCAGCTGGAAGCCATCACAGCCACTGCTGTGTCTTTTCAGactgaaagagacagataccatgAGAAGCGCTCCTGCAGGCCCACGGGGAGTAGCAAGGGCTGGCTGCTGGTGGTAGCGGTGGCACGGTAAACAACTGAGCACACCTCCGACTCATCAGTCAACCTTCCTGCTACTTGGGACACTCAGAGAGAACTGTCCTCTGGGTCTGAAGATGACAGGGTGGACAGGATGGCAAGGTACAGTGCATGACCAGATGACTGTGGCAGGTCCTTAAAGCCTAGAACCCAAGAGGCCTGTGAACAGACAGGGGCTAGCCTGGACTCCTGAATCTAGAGTAGTGCGCATTGTGAAATGctaaaaattagtttaaaaaaatttttatagggattggagagatggctcggtggcttaggagcactggccactcttccagaggatcttggttcaattcccagcacccacttggtggctcacaaccgtttgTAACTTAAGTCCCTGTgtatccgacaccctcttctgacatcaGTGGGCACCAACCACACATGTAGTATACAGGCATCCATGCAGGTAAAACAAGCAGGCGCATAAGATAAAAGTGACAATAATTCAAAAATTACatgataaaaaattataaaagcaaaGAACTTTATTTAATATCAAAGAAAGGATTAGGAGTGCTCagttgcttttacagaggaccagaATAAGCCCAGTTCCAGGGAACAACGCCCCTAGTCCCCTCTGCCTTCGCAGGCACATGCACGCACAGCCACCCACACATGGGCACAGTGTAAAACATTCCCAGCTCCGTGCACTCCTGCCCACCAGTCATGCTGGGAGGAGACCCCTGGCCCTTGTCCACTCTCCTCTATGCACAGAGCTCTTCCctgcccatccccccccccctcctgtcTCATCTCTCTGGTCGGGAACCTGTCTACAGGTGAAGCAGGATCTCCCTCCATGGTTTCTATATGCAACAGCTGTTGTAGCCTTTGGCTTTTGTTACTGTAGAGAAATACAGATTCTTCATACAGCCATGGTGGGAGGCATGGCAGCGAGCAGCACAAACatgagaagaggcagaggcagagggagagggaggctcTATAACCTCAAGGTgagccctcagtgacacacttccaccaGCAAGGCCATAACTCCTAAACCTCTCCAAACAGCATCACCAGCTAGGAAGCCAGTATTCAGATGTCTGACTCCGTGGGGGACACCTCATTTAAACTACCACATGCACACGCAGAGCCTCAGTTTGAGCACAGAGCAGGTACAACATGCAGGTATGCACCAGCCAGTCCAGgccaacacatgcatgcatgtgcacacacacaaacacacacaccacccagaCATGTGGACTCTCTTCAGAGCAAACAAAAAGCTGGCTTTGGAGCGAGATCAGCCTTCAGGAACCCCATTAAAATTATGGCTCCACTTTTATCGCCCTCAATTTCCTTTGAATAAACAGCAACACTATTTCCTGGTCTCCACTACTATTTAGTTAAATTTTAAAGGGAGGAAGGGGCCATTTGTATGGAAACAAGATTATTTCATTTACCAAAGATGGCCTGGCGGAGTACTGGGGCTGTCAGTATCCTTATTTAAAGCCCTGCCCAGGAATTTACAGCTATTATGTCATTTCTAGCCAATAGGGCAGGAGGTCTAGctaccccagggagctcccacaACATCCCAGCCTCCAAATACGCCACCCCGGTTTCTAGAGCAAGGTCCCTACAAAGGTCAAAACTGGAGTCTTCTAGAATGTCCCAGAATCTCAAATGCAAAGGCCTGCCTGTCCCCAGCAATGGTAGCAAGTGCTGGGGCCCCTACAACCCTGTTCCTGGGAAACTGGTAGCTGAGCCTTCATGGGAGCCATGCTCACAGGCCACTGTTAGCTGCCGAGCTGCAGTGCGGCCCTTAGGGGTCAACAGTGAGGATTCCTGGGCTTTCTCTCGCCTCACCCTGCACCCTTTAGCCCCAGCCCTGTTGGAGACGCCTGAACCTGAGATTGTGTCCTGACATCCTCCTCCATTCACAGAGGCTGGCACTAGGCATCCTTGGGAAACCCTGTCCCTTATATAGCACAGGTGCCCCTCCCTGGACCAGTCACGTGACCACACAGCTTTTGCTTCTGTTGCAGGACTGAGAGCTCTCCTGAAGATGGACCGTCACAACATGTCCTGGGTCTGCTACCCGAGCCATGTGTCCCCGGCTGTGGAGGAAGTCATTGCAGCACAGAGCATCATTTCTAGGTGCACGCAGGTGTACATAGCAGTGTGCGTCCCACTGAGCCTAGTGATGGGGCTCTTCAGTCTGAGCGTGTTCATCTTAGACCGTACTAGGCTGGGGGTGCTGGACAGGCTCCTTGCAGGCCTCACAGCCACTAGTATCCTGGTGACTCTACTGTCCCTCAATGCTGCTGTCCGACCCGACTACATGTCCACGACAAACCTGGGCTGTGGCGCACTCTCATTCTTCTCCAATGTCTGCTACTTCATGGCCCAGTACCTGCAGGGAGCCACGCTTCTCCTGTCCTTTCTGCCGGAATCACCCTGCTGCCGGCTCTTGGCAAGGCCTATGGCAAGCC from Mus musculus strain C57BL/6J chromosome 5, GRCm38.p6 C57BL/6J carries:
- the C130050O18Rik gene encoding uncharacterized protein LOC319772 isoform X1, giving the protein MCTCIHSLCWCVHVCKDVSSVNLCVHTCECMFACSCAWCAHMFMSGCTWYMHVFVSVYQDAYLPMYVHMYTCVLVCAWLYTHVHACQHVHVSGMYTRAYTSTGHKRHMHHIWKFREKQTRDCFYPYLNEGLRALLKMDRHNMSWVCYPSHVSPAVEEVIAAQSIISRCTQVYIAVCVPLSLVMGLFSLSVFILDRTRLGVLDRLLAGLTATSILVTLLSLNAAVRPDYMSTTNLGCGALSFFSNVCYFMAQYLQGATLLLSFLPESPCCRLLARPMASLAAIGGCAVCSSLIVVSLLGTSGELHTTTMCQADPLTAWPEYEIVKFSLGFALALSFQMVLLLLYATQPVWRAAPSQRDTASGRWVVLAVALNMLACRLFFNVVLLHRARLKLWKDVGSPWDELLMNLAELVLSGESCINVVAILLLHTPCRLRLLGLLERLTQRCRPGLDNSMSLNRVGG